A single window of Nocardia higoensis DNA harbors:
- a CDS encoding flavin reductase, translating to MSARAQRRIAIVGAGQAGALVALGLRRHGCAVTLIGDRDPDQVRTGGVLSSQCLFGSAVRVMDRIIDGADIAAPAIDRLALTVDGVGTVVSAFETPAQSVDQRVACAALIEDFVAAGGDFQVADVDPGRLDMIARHHDLTIVATGTGDLGRMFVRDAVRSPYDRPQRVLAVAYVHGLRPDETGAELTVTVAPGVGELITLPALTTTGPCSILVFEGVPGGPMDRFEDVTGPGEHLRRCLTVLDEVFPAVAERAREVELTDENAVLRGRLTPIVRKPVAYTASGHPVLGLADAVVLNDPLTAQGANNAVHAAGSYLDAVLQRGTRPFDAEWMHETFESFWRSWGRWSVAWTNRVLGGLPAHVVDLIPVAAEEPAVAALFAAGFDDPSTLHDWWFDRADAERMLAAVRAADRPADPRALRNAFGQYATGVTVVTTRAPDGRKIGVTANSFTSVSLDPPLIAWCPAKKAPSLPDLIAASHFAVNVLAADQHELSRQFATPAPDKFADVAYRDGIAGVPLLDRSIARFQCRTVQRVEAGDHIIFIGEVEHFDTSDGAPLVFHSGAYRIAAEHPDFV from the coding sequence ATGAGCGCGCGGGCGCAGCGGCGGATCGCGATCGTCGGCGCCGGGCAAGCGGGCGCCCTGGTCGCGCTGGGACTACGCAGGCACGGCTGCGCGGTCACGCTGATCGGCGACCGTGATCCCGACCAGGTGCGCACGGGCGGAGTGCTGTCGAGCCAGTGCCTGTTCGGGTCGGCGGTGCGGGTGATGGACCGAATCATCGACGGGGCGGACATCGCCGCCCCGGCCATCGACCGGCTGGCACTGACCGTCGACGGCGTCGGCACGGTGGTCTCGGCGTTCGAGACACCCGCACAATCGGTGGACCAGCGGGTGGCCTGCGCCGCGCTGATCGAGGACTTCGTCGCGGCAGGCGGTGACTTCCAGGTCGCCGATGTCGACCCAGGCCGGCTGGACATGATCGCCCGGCACCATGATCTGACCATCGTGGCGACCGGCACCGGCGACCTGGGCCGAATGTTCGTCCGCGACGCCGTCCGCTCGCCCTACGACCGGCCGCAGCGGGTGCTGGCCGTCGCCTACGTCCACGGCCTGCGGCCCGACGAGACCGGCGCGGAGCTGACCGTCACCGTCGCGCCCGGGGTGGGGGAGTTGATCACCCTGCCCGCGCTGACCACGACCGGCCCGTGCTCGATCCTGGTCTTCGAGGGCGTGCCGGGCGGGCCCATGGACCGCTTCGAGGACGTGACCGGCCCCGGCGAACACCTGCGCCGCTGCCTGACAGTGCTCGACGAGGTGTTCCCCGCGGTCGCCGAGCGCGCTCGGGAGGTGGAACTCACCGACGAGAACGCGGTGTTGCGCGGCCGGCTCACCCCGATCGTGCGCAAGCCCGTCGCCTACACCGCCTCGGGACATCCCGTGCTCGGCCTCGCCGACGCCGTGGTGCTCAACGACCCACTCACCGCGCAAGGCGCCAACAACGCCGTGCACGCGGCGGGCAGCTACCTCGACGCGGTGCTGCAACGAGGGACACGACCCTTCGACGCGGAATGGATGCACGAGACGTTCGAATCGTTCTGGCGCAGCTGGGGCCGATGGTCGGTCGCCTGGACCAACCGCGTCCTGGGTGGGCTGCCCGCGCACGTCGTGGACCTGATCCCGGTAGCGGCCGAGGAGCCCGCGGTGGCCGCGCTGTTCGCGGCCGGCTTCGACGATCCGAGCACCCTGCACGACTGGTGGTTCGACCGCGCCGACGCCGAGCGGATGCTCGCGGCCGTCCGCGCCGCCGACCGTCCGGCGGATCCGCGTGCACTGCGCAACGCCTTCGGCCAGTACGCCACCGGCGTCACCGTGGTCACCACCCGCGCGCCGGATGGCCGCAAGATCGGCGTGACCGCCAATTCGTTCACCTCGGTGTCGCTGGATCCGCCGCTGATCGCGTGGTGCCCGGCCAAGAAAGCGCCGAGTCTGCCCGATCTCATCGCGGCCAGTCATTTCGCCGTGAATGTACTCGCCGCCGACCAACACGAGCTGTCCCGGCAGTTCGCCACCCCGGCGCCCGACAAATTCGCCGACGTGGCCTATCGCGACGGCATCGCCGGCGTACCGCTGCTGGACCGCAGCATCGCGCGCTTCCAGTGCCGCACCGTGCAACGGGTGGAGGCAGGCGACCACATCATCTTCATCGGCGAGGTCGAGCACTTCGACACCAGCGACGGCGCGCCGCTGGTGTTCCACTCCGGCGCCTACCGCATCGCCGCCGAACACCCCGACTTCGTCTGA
- a CDS encoding SDR family oxidoreductase codes for MPHSSSLANKTAIVTGGATLFGAAVVEELVAAGAQVVVADIDDTAGTEVAQRFDTATFVHTDVTDDDSIARCVATTVERHGTLDVLVNLACSYGDDGAETDRATWRRTLDVNLVGAVVFAATARPHLARSGGVVINLSSISSKVAQTGRWVYPASKAAIVQVTRSMATDYAGDGIRVNSVSPGWTWSKIMDDLSGGDRAHTDAVAAPFHLLGRVGDPHEVGRVITFLASDDASFVTGADWAVDGGYSALGPEQAVPAIPRLAANDATA; via the coding sequence ATGCCACATTCCAGCTCACTAGCGAACAAGACCGCGATCGTCACCGGCGGAGCCACCCTGTTCGGTGCCGCGGTCGTCGAGGAACTCGTCGCCGCGGGCGCACAGGTGGTGGTCGCCGACATCGACGACACCGCCGGGACCGAGGTCGCACAGCGGTTCGACACTGCCACCTTCGTCCACACCGATGTCACCGACGACGACTCCATCGCCCGCTGCGTGGCAACCACCGTCGAACGCCACGGCACCCTGGACGTGCTGGTCAACCTGGCCTGCTCCTACGGTGACGACGGCGCCGAGACCGACCGGGCGACCTGGCGCAGAACCCTCGATGTGAACCTCGTCGGCGCGGTGGTCTTCGCCGCGACCGCGCGTCCGCATCTGGCCCGCTCGGGCGGCGTGGTGATCAACCTCAGCTCGATCTCGTCGAAGGTGGCCCAGACCGGCCGCTGGGTCTACCCGGCCAGCAAGGCCGCGATCGTGCAGGTCACCCGCAGCATGGCCACCGACTACGCCGGCGACGGCATCCGGGTGAACTCGGTCAGCCCGGGCTGGACGTGGTCGAAGATCATGGACGACCTCTCCGGCGGCGACCGCGCGCACACCGACGCCGTCGCCGCCCCCTTCCACCTGCTCGGCCGCGTCGGCGACCCGCACGAGGTCGGCCGCGTGATCACCTTCCTCGCCTCCGACGACGCCTCCTTCGTCACCGGGGCCGACTGGGCCGTCGACGGCGGCTACTCCGCGCTCGGCCCGGAACAGGCGGTGCCCGCCATTCCCCGACTCGCCGCGAACGACGCGACCGCCTAG
- a CDS encoding PaaX family transcriptional regulator C-terminal domain-containing protein: MTAEIESTGAAGGRDTRLAQFIITIFGLCARAEGNWLSVASVVALMADLGAEGQAVRSSISRLKRRNVLVSERHAGAAGYSPAPQTLEALAEGDTRIFHRTRATEDDGWVVAVFSVPESEREKRHSLRTTLTRLGYGTAAPGVWVAPGNLARETEQMLQRRELSSYVDLFTGRHLGFGDLREKVTTWWDLDELTALYTEFLQRYRPVLYRVTSEDITPCEAFQLYVPMLTQWRRLPYLDPGIPLSLLPPAWPGEAAGTLFDQLNEALSSPAHKHALAVIHGKRSPGA; the protein is encoded by the coding sequence ATGACGGCAGAGATCGAATCGACCGGCGCCGCGGGCGGCCGGGATACTCGCCTCGCCCAGTTCATCATCACGATCTTCGGCTTGTGCGCTCGCGCGGAAGGCAATTGGCTCTCCGTCGCCTCGGTGGTCGCACTGATGGCCGATCTGGGCGCGGAGGGCCAGGCTGTCCGCTCCTCCATCTCGCGGCTCAAGCGCCGCAACGTGCTGGTCAGCGAGCGGCACGCGGGAGCGGCGGGCTACTCGCCGGCACCACAGACATTGGAGGCGCTCGCCGAGGGCGACACCCGCATCTTCCATCGCACTCGCGCCACCGAGGACGACGGCTGGGTCGTCGCGGTGTTCTCGGTACCCGAATCCGAGCGCGAGAAGCGCCATTCGCTGCGAACAACGTTGACCCGCTTGGGTTACGGTACCGCCGCGCCGGGCGTGTGGGTGGCGCCGGGCAATCTGGCCCGCGAGACCGAGCAGATGTTGCAGCGGCGCGAATTGTCCTCCTATGTAGACCTTTTCACCGGCCGGCACCTGGGGTTCGGTGATCTGCGGGAGAAGGTCACCACCTGGTGGGATCTGGACGAACTCACCGCGCTCTACACCGAATTCCTCCAGCGGTATCGGCCGGTGCTGTACCGCGTGACGAGTGAGGACATCACCCCGTGCGAGGCTTTCCAGCTCTACGTGCCGATGCTCACCCAATGGCGGCGCCTGCCCTACCTCGATCCGGGCATCCCGCTGTCGCTGCTGCCGCCCGCCTGGCCCGGTGAGGCTGCGGGCACGCTGTTCGACCAACTGAACGAGGCACTGAGCTCGCCGGCCCACAAGCACGCACTCGCTGTGATCCACGGCAAGCGCTCCCCGGGCGCGTGA
- a CDS encoding styrene monooxygenase/indole monooxygenase family protein, with amino-acid sequence MPSITIVGAGQSGLQLGFGLLAAGYEVRIVSNRTPEQIYNGRVSSSQCMFGGALARERVLGIDFWANECPDVEGIGFTVPDGAGGKAISWDSRLDLPAQSVDQRVKMARWMAEFTQRGGRLDIHDATVDDLEEYARSSDLVLVAAGKGDIATLFERDAARSTFTVPQRALALTYVRGMTPREPFSAVSFNMIPGIGEYFVFPALTTTGPCEIMVMEGVPGGPMDCFNGVTDPQQHLEIALGIVRTYLPWEAERCRDLELTDDLGTLAGRFPPTVRHPVGVLPSGATVLGMADVVVLNDPVTGQGSNNASKCASSYLASILEHGERPFDRAFMQDTFERYWDYARYVATWTNALLVPPPEHVLQLLGAAGKNPRIARRFANGFDDPRDFFHWFMDPDSAKAYLDDLAVVA; translated from the coding sequence ATGCCTTCCATCACCATCGTCGGCGCCGGGCAATCCGGCCTGCAGCTCGGATTCGGCCTGCTCGCCGCCGGATACGAGGTCCGCATAGTCTCCAACCGCACTCCCGAGCAGATCTACAACGGCCGGGTCAGCTCCAGCCAGTGCATGTTCGGCGGCGCGCTGGCGCGCGAACGCGTGCTCGGCATCGACTTCTGGGCGAACGAATGCCCGGACGTGGAGGGAATCGGCTTCACCGTGCCCGACGGCGCGGGCGGCAAGGCCATCTCCTGGGATTCCCGGCTCGACCTCCCCGCCCAATCGGTGGACCAGCGGGTGAAAATGGCCCGCTGGATGGCCGAATTCACCCAGCGCGGCGGCCGTCTCGACATCCACGACGCCACCGTCGACGACCTGGAGGAGTACGCGCGCTCGAGTGACCTGGTCCTCGTCGCGGCGGGCAAGGGCGATATCGCGACACTGTTCGAGCGTGACGCCGCCCGCTCCACCTTCACCGTCCCGCAGCGCGCCCTCGCGCTCACCTACGTCCGGGGCATGACGCCGCGCGAGCCGTTCTCGGCCGTGTCGTTCAACATGATTCCCGGCATCGGCGAGTACTTCGTCTTCCCGGCGCTGACCACCACCGGCCCCTGCGAGATCATGGTGATGGAAGGCGTGCCCGGCGGGCCGATGGACTGCTTCAACGGCGTCACCGACCCGCAGCAGCATCTCGAGATCGCGCTGGGCATCGTGCGCACCTACCTGCCGTGGGAGGCCGAACGGTGCCGCGACCTGGAACTCACCGACGACCTCGGCACGCTCGCCGGACGCTTCCCGCCTACCGTGCGACATCCCGTCGGCGTGCTGCCCTCGGGCGCGACCGTGCTCGGAATGGCCGACGTGGTGGTACTCAACGACCCGGTCACCGGCCAGGGCTCCAACAACGCCAGCAAATGCGCGTCGTCATACCTGGCCAGCATCCTCGAACACGGAGAGCGCCCCTTCGACCGCGCTTTCATGCAGGACACCTTCGAGCGGTACTGGGACTACGCCCGCTACGTCGCCACCTGGACCAACGCGCTGCTGGTCCCGCCGCCGGAGCATGTCCTGCAACTGCTCGGCGCGGCCGGGAAGAATCCCCGGATCGCGCGCCGCTTCGCCAACGGCTTCGACGACCCGCGCGACTTCTTCCACTGGTTCATGGACCCCGACAGCGCGAAGGCGTATCTCGACGACCTCGCTGTGGTGGCATGA
- a CDS encoding bifunctional salicylyl-CoA 5-hydroxylase/oxidoreductase, with the protein MRIAVIGGGPAGLYFSALMKQLDPSHEITIWERNAPDDTFGFGVVFSDETLGGIEHADEQIYRAMSEQFARWSDIDIHYRGQVRTSGGQGFAAMSRKELLRLLQRRCADLGVTVHFRTPAPDVEELARTHDLVLASDGINSAVRTRYAEVFEPSLDPRRNKYMWLGTDLVFEAFEFFVKHTPHGVMQVHAYPFSAEQSTFIVEMRESVWREAGFADFADREFAPGENDEKSIALIAELFAEELDGHSLQANNSRWITFTTVRNRTWRHGNIVLIGDAAHTAHFSIGSGTKLAMEDALALAACLHENDSVAGGLAAYEAERKPVVESVQRAAQASLEWFESIAQYTDQHPDQFAFNLLTRSRRITYDNLRLRDDGFVDAIDGWYLSSQQGAEAPRPPMFYPLRLKDVELPNRILVSPMDMYSAVDGVPTDFHLVHLGSKALGGAGLVMTEMVCVSPEGRITPGCAGLYTEEQERSWARVVDFVHSATRSKIGVQLGHSGRKGATKVMWEGIDDPLEAGGWETVGPSAIPYGPASRTPREITAEEMDRVTQQFADAAAAAARAGFDLLELHCAHGYLLSSFLSPLANQRTDAYGGSLDNRLRFPLRVFDAIKQVWPADRPLSVRISATDWAEGGNTVDDAVEIARAFAEHGVDVLHVSSGQVVGHEKPAYGRSYQTPFADRIRQEVGVPRGVAVVAVGAISSHDDVNSVLLAGRADLVAIGRAHLWDPQWTLHAAVEQGYRGEAAEWPAPFRAGNRKPPTGRTDGPPPRLELIRATARSAAPQRRWTPPRVTAAAV; encoded by the coding sequence ATGCGAATCGCCGTGATCGGCGGAGGGCCCGCGGGCCTGTACTTCTCCGCCCTGATGAAACAGCTCGACCCGAGTCACGAGATCACCATCTGGGAACGCAACGCCCCCGACGACACCTTCGGGTTCGGCGTCGTGTTCTCCGACGAGACCCTCGGCGGCATCGAGCACGCCGACGAACAGATCTACCGCGCGATGAGCGAGCAGTTCGCCCGCTGGAGCGACATCGACATCCACTACCGCGGCCAGGTGCGCACGTCCGGCGGGCAGGGCTTCGCGGCGATGAGCCGCAAGGAGTTGCTGCGGCTGCTGCAACGCCGCTGCGCAGACCTCGGCGTGACCGTCCACTTCCGCACGCCCGCCCCCGACGTCGAGGAACTCGCGCGCACCCACGACCTGGTGCTGGCCTCCGACGGCATCAACTCCGCGGTGCGCACCCGCTACGCCGAGGTGTTCGAGCCGAGCCTGGACCCGCGGCGCAACAAGTACATGTGGCTGGGCACCGACCTGGTGTTCGAGGCGTTCGAGTTCTTCGTCAAGCACACCCCGCACGGGGTGATGCAGGTGCACGCCTATCCGTTCAGCGCCGAGCAGAGCACCTTCATCGTCGAGATGCGCGAATCGGTGTGGCGTGAGGCCGGCTTCGCCGACTTCGCGGACCGGGAGTTCGCGCCGGGGGAGAACGACGAGAAGTCGATCGCGCTGATCGCGGAACTGTTCGCCGAGGAACTGGACGGGCACAGCCTGCAGGCGAACAACTCCCGATGGATCACGTTCACCACCGTGCGCAACCGCACCTGGCGCCACGGCAACATCGTGCTCATCGGCGACGCCGCGCACACCGCCCACTTCTCCATCGGTTCGGGCACCAAACTGGCGATGGAGGACGCGCTGGCGCTGGCGGCCTGCCTGCACGAGAACGATTCGGTGGCCGGCGGTCTGGCGGCCTACGAGGCCGAGCGCAAGCCGGTGGTCGAATCGGTGCAGCGCGCCGCGCAGGCCAGTCTGGAGTGGTTCGAGTCCATCGCCCAGTACACCGACCAGCATCCCGACCAGTTCGCCTTCAACCTGCTCACCCGCAGCCGCCGCATCACCTACGACAACCTGCGGCTGCGCGACGACGGCTTCGTCGACGCCATCGACGGCTGGTACCTGTCCAGCCAGCAGGGCGCCGAGGCGCCGAGGCCGCCGATGTTCTACCCGCTGCGGCTCAAGGACGTCGAGCTGCCCAACCGCATCCTGGTCTCGCCGATGGACATGTACTCCGCCGTCGACGGGGTGCCCACCGACTTCCACCTGGTGCATCTGGGTAGCAAGGCGCTCGGTGGCGCGGGTCTGGTGATGACCGAGATGGTGTGCGTCTCGCCGGAAGGGCGCATCACTCCCGGCTGCGCCGGGCTCTACACCGAGGAGCAGGAACGGTCCTGGGCGCGGGTCGTCGATTTCGTGCACTCCGCTACCCGCTCCAAGATCGGTGTGCAGCTGGGCCATTCCGGCCGCAAGGGCGCCACCAAGGTGATGTGGGAGGGCATCGACGACCCGCTCGAGGCCGGCGGCTGGGAGACGGTCGGTCCCTCGGCCATCCCGTACGGTCCCGCCAGCCGCACCCCGCGCGAGATCACGGCCGAGGAGATGGATCGGGTGACCCAGCAGTTCGCCGACGCCGCCGCGGCGGCCGCGCGCGCCGGCTTCGACCTGCTCGAACTGCACTGCGCGCACGGTTATCTGCTCTCGTCGTTCCTCTCGCCGTTGGCCAACCAGCGCACCGACGCATATGGCGGGAGCTTGGACAACCGGCTGCGTTTCCCGCTGCGGGTGTTCGACGCGATCAAGCAGGTGTGGCCGGCCGATCGCCCCCTGTCGGTGCGTATCTCGGCCACCGATTGGGCCGAGGGCGGCAACACCGTCGACGACGCGGTGGAGATCGCCCGCGCCTTCGCCGAACACGGCGTCGATGTGCTGCACGTGTCCTCCGGGCAGGTGGTCGGGCACGAGAAGCCCGCCTATGGCCGCAGCTACCAGACGCCCTTCGCCGACCGCATCCGTCAGGAGGTCGGGGTGCCGCGCGGTGTCGCCGTCGTCGCCGTGGGCGCCATCTCCTCCCACGACGACGTCAACTCGGTGCTGCTGGCCGGCCGCGCCGACCTCGTCGCCATCGGACGCGCGCATCTGTGGGATCCGCAGTGGACCTTGCACGCCGCCGTGGAACAGGGCTACCGGGGCGAGGCCGCCGAATGGCCCGCGCCCTTCCGCGCGGGCAATCGCAAACCGCCTACCGGCCGCACCGACGGCCCGCCCCCACGCCTGGAACTGATCCGTGCGACCGCGAGGTCGGCGGCGCCCCAGCGGCGGTGGACGCCACCTCGAGTGACCGCAGCGGCGGTCTGA
- a CDS encoding AraC family transcriptional regulator, whose amino-acid sequence MQYEDRPLARHQLTTSGDPDLVRSAVGTAFCDHRLSPLRRDIALDAHFHGVRWDTAGVYYLEYGTDVRIDPRDLDDFYLIQVPLEGHATITVGSRSFVSTAEVASVLEPGDRVSMSWEGANRQLLLRLDRATVHDAVRKKLGREPSVPLVFDPLMDLTTPSNRTWRGLLALLVDAIDRAAAPTSIAVREFEGLLISQLILGQPHNYRDELDRRPQPVVSRPIAKAAELIEAHAHEPLTVDDIADAVGIGTRTLQDGFRRYYNTTPMAFLRDVRLRRVRTDLLQADPTLTTVTDIAMRWGFLHPGRLSVLYRDRFGESPSQTLRLATDGAQARAAAV is encoded by the coding sequence TTGCAGTACGAGGACCGGCCGCTGGCCCGCCACCAGCTCACGACATCCGGCGATCCCGACCTCGTCCGCTCGGCCGTCGGTACCGCGTTCTGCGACCACCGCCTCTCGCCCCTGCGCCGCGACATCGCCCTGGACGCGCACTTCCACGGCGTCCGCTGGGACACCGCCGGTGTCTACTACCTCGAATACGGCACCGACGTGCGCATCGACCCGCGCGACCTCGACGATTTCTATCTGATCCAAGTGCCACTGGAAGGCCACGCTACGATCACGGTCGGCTCGCGCAGCTTCGTCTCCACCGCCGAGGTCGCCTCGGTGCTCGAGCCAGGCGACCGGGTGTCGATGTCGTGGGAGGGCGCCAACCGGCAGCTGCTGCTGCGGCTGGACCGAGCCACGGTACACGACGCGGTCCGCAAGAAGCTCGGCCGCGAGCCGTCCGTGCCGCTGGTGTTCGACCCGCTCATGGACCTCACCACACCGTCCAACCGGACCTGGCGCGGGCTGCTCGCACTGCTGGTGGACGCCATCGATCGTGCGGCCGCGCCGACCTCCATCGCGGTGCGGGAGTTCGAGGGGCTGTTGATCAGTCAGCTCATTCTGGGCCAGCCGCACAACTACCGCGACGAACTCGACCGCAGGCCGCAGCCGGTGGTGTCGCGACCCATCGCCAAGGCGGCCGAACTGATCGAGGCGCACGCCCACGAGCCGTTGACCGTCGACGACATCGCCGACGCGGTGGGCATCGGCACCCGCACCCTGCAGGACGGCTTCCGGCGCTACTACAACACCACACCGATGGCCTTTCTGCGCGACGTCCGGCTGCGCCGCGTGCGCACCGACCTGCTGCAGGCCGACCCCACCCTCACCACCGTCACCGACATCGCGATGCGCTGGGGCTTCCTGCATCCCGGCCGACTCTCGGTGCTCTACCGCGACCGCTTCGGCGAATCACCCTCGCAGACCTTGCGTTTGGCGACCGACGGGGCGCAGGCCCGCGCCGCCGCCGTCTGA
- a CDS encoding acyl-CoA thioesterase has protein sequence MTHTSTTTSGIFTAAITLTPAQPEHFDLAFTATTQPCPWPKAYGGDLVAQAAVAAIRSVTDGKTLHSMHSYFLRPADIGAEVRYEVEVLRDGRGYSTRQVRAYQNGKPIYVGLANFAAGEPGGSYAATLAETVPDPDTLPSSADYLRDRSGGSMTEESKAYWSAGRSFDMRHVPTPVYLEIDGERAPHQAVWVKPFDPLRPVEGLHDDQRDLAALAYVCDYTILEPTLRVLGLPWADPTLVTASLDHAMWFHRPGPLDDWLLYVQDAVAVESGRGLNYGRFFARDGRHLATVLQEGMIRKG, from the coding sequence ATGACCCACACCTCGACGACGACCTCGGGGATTTTCACCGCCGCGATCACCCTCACCCCGGCGCAACCCGAGCACTTCGACCTCGCCTTCACCGCCACCACCCAGCCCTGCCCGTGGCCGAAGGCCTACGGCGGCGACCTGGTGGCTCAGGCGGCGGTGGCGGCGATCCGCTCGGTTACCGACGGCAAGACCCTGCACTCCATGCACAGCTACTTCCTGCGCCCCGCCGATATCGGCGCCGAGGTCCGCTACGAGGTGGAGGTGTTGCGGGACGGCCGCGGCTACAGCACCCGGCAGGTGCGCGCCTACCAGAACGGCAAGCCGATCTATGTCGGCCTGGCCAATTTCGCCGCGGGGGAGCCCGGCGGCAGCTACGCGGCGACGCTCGCCGAGACCGTCCCGGACCCGGACACCCTGCCCAGCTCGGCCGACTACCTACGCGACCGCAGCGGTGGCTCGATGACCGAGGAATCGAAGGCCTACTGGTCGGCCGGACGCAGCTTCGACATGCGGCACGTGCCTACCCCGGTGTACCTGGAGATCGACGGCGAGCGCGCCCCGCATCAGGCTGTCTGGGTGAAGCCGTTCGACCCGCTGCGCCCGGTCGAGGGTCTGCACGACGACCAGCGCGACCTGGCCGCACTCGCCTACGTCTGCGACTACACCATCCTCGAGCCGACTCTGCGCGTTCTCGGCCTCCCGTGGGCCGATCCCACCCTGGTCACCGCCAGCCTCGACCACGCCATGTGGTTCCACCGTCCCGGCCCGCTCGACGACTGGCTGCTCTACGTCCAGGACGCCGTCGCCGTCGAGTCCGGCCGCGGCCTCAACTACGGCCGCTTCTTCGCCCGCGACGGCCGCCACCTGGCGACAGTGTTGCAGGAAGGCATGATCCGCAAAGGATG
- a CDS encoding dienelactone hydrolase family protein: protein MGNYIDIVKPSGERFAAYLAAPPRGSGPGLVLLQEIFGINDYMRRMADQFAEEGYVVLVPDLFWRSQPRVELGYDEAGFARGLHLRDELDLDSALSDIADTVDALRAMGDQADQAGGVGAVGYCLGGLLAYLSAVRLPIDVAVSYYGVGVHEHLDEAAKPGVPMVFHLAELDHYCPEPARRSIRCAFDGNDRVRIYDYPGVDHAFATFGRDTYEPLSTGMAYSRTLEALRQAIGPRYDLSALWDGHIHYEFEARDVPATMATMVAEPYVNHIPTLTGGVGYRDLSRFYAHHFVHSNPADTRSIPISRTIGADRIVEEQLFCFTHDREIDWMLPGVAPTGRYVEVPLVAIVTFRGDKLYNEHIYWDQASVLAQIGLLDPAGLPVSGSEQGRKLVDKTLPSNELMPNWAASEGKPIS, encoded by the coding sequence GTGGGCAACTACATCGATATCGTGAAACCCTCCGGCGAACGCTTCGCCGCGTATCTGGCTGCGCCGCCGCGCGGCTCCGGCCCCGGTCTGGTGTTGTTGCAGGAGATCTTCGGGATCAACGACTACATGCGCCGGATGGCCGACCAGTTCGCCGAGGAAGGCTACGTCGTCCTCGTGCCCGACCTGTTCTGGCGCTCGCAGCCGCGAGTCGAACTCGGCTATGACGAGGCAGGATTCGCCCGCGGCCTGCACCTGCGCGACGAACTCGACCTCGATTCGGCCCTCTCCGACATCGCCGATACCGTCGACGCCCTGCGCGCGATGGGGGACCAGGCCGACCAGGCCGGTGGTGTCGGCGCGGTCGGCTACTGCCTCGGCGGTTTGCTGGCCTACCTGTCGGCGGTGCGGCTGCCCATCGACGTGGCGGTCAGCTACTACGGTGTCGGCGTGCACGAGCATCTCGACGAGGCCGCGAAGCCGGGTGTCCCGATGGTGTTCCATCTCGCCGAACTCGACCACTATTGCCCTGAACCCGCACGCCGGTCCATCCGCTGCGCCTTCGACGGCAACGACCGCGTCCGGATCTACGACTACCCCGGCGTCGACCACGCTTTCGCCACTTTCGGCCGCGACACCTACGAACCGCTCAGCACCGGCATGGCCTACTCCCGCACGCTCGAGGCGTTGCGCCAGGCCATCGGCCCGCGCTACGACCTGTCCGCCCTGTGGGACGGCCACATCCACTACGAATTCGAGGCGCGCGACGTTCCGGCGACGATGGCGACGATGGTCGCCGAGCCCTACGTCAACCACATTCCCACACTCACCGGCGGCGTCGGCTACCGCGACCTGTCCCGGTTCTACGCACACCACTTCGTGCACAGCAATCCCGCCGACACCAGGTCGATCCCGATCTCGCGAACTATCGGCGCCGACCGCATCGTCGAGGAACAGCTGTTCTGCTTCACCCACGACCGCGAGATCGACTGGATGCTGCCCGGTGTCGCGCCGACCGGCCGCTACGTCGAGGTGCCCCTGGTGGCGATCGTGACATTCCGCGGCGACAAGCTCTACAACGAGCACATCTACTGGGACCAGGCGAGCGTCCTGGCGCAGATCGGCCTGCTCGACCCCGCGGGCCTGCCCGTATCCGGGTCGGAGCAGGGCCGCAAGCTGGTGGACAAGACACTGCCATCCAACGAGCTGATGCCGAACTGGGCTGCGAGCGAAGGGAAGCCGATCAGCTGA
- a CDS encoding acyl-CoA thioesterase, whose translation MDGRAMSGIVVDRVVDWQDTDAAGHYHHSTVIRWVEAAEAALLHGLGLRGLFGSIPRVRFEVDYLDRLWFGDTASIALSVARLGRSSVRYDFLVTRVPADPHPPTLAARGVLTAVHAPDPAGGSQPWPPEVAAALGRTRPPTTEPISPRHQ comes from the coding sequence GTGGACGGCCGCGCGATGAGCGGCATCGTGGTGGATCGGGTGGTGGACTGGCAGGACACCGACGCCGCCGGGCACTACCACCACAGCACCGTCATCCGCTGGGTGGAGGCCGCCGAGGCGGCTCTGCTCCACGGCCTCGGACTGCGCGGGCTGTTCGGCAGCATCCCGCGGGTGCGCTTCGAGGTCGATTACCTGGACCGGCTGTGGTTCGGCGACACCGCCTCCATCGCCCTGTCCGTGGCCAGGCTCGGGCGCTCCTCGGTGCGCTACGACTTCCTCGTCACCCGTGTTCCGGCGGACCCGCACCCGCCGACCCTCGCGGCCCGCGGTGTGCTCACCGCGGTGCACGCCCCCGACCCCGCGGGCGGTTCGCAGCCGTGGCCGCCGGAGGTGGCCGCCGCGCTAGGCCGCACACGGCCACCGACTACCGAACCGATTTCCCCCCGACACCAGTGA